The stretch of DNA CAaaaatagtcctacgtcacccttgcggctatatcacagatataacccacttcctgttttcgtTTTCTTAGAAAACAACAATCGTTGGTATTAACGTCTATAATAAATTATACTGGAAAAGTGTGAAAAGTGAGGTGCCTGGGAACATAATTAGTGATTATACTATTGGTAGAGATCGAtccttaaaaaaaaactgaagtgttcaattaaaattcaattaaattaaaatggCGGCGGGAAATCAGAAATGTACATGGCTAGTGAGATGAGTGAAGAAGTATTGGTGTGATCTAGAATAATTTCGGAGACCCCGTTATACAATACACTCACATCATTTTTGAGCGAGAACGAGAGAGTGAGATGTGTTGTGGGGGCATGATAGGAAATAACggtgaaaaataataaatgtgTGTTCAGGAACCAAGCCATATACCGTTGGACATTATTGTATAGGTGTGAAAAGAAAGCGACCCGAAGGCATGTACATTAGGTGTGTGTGGAAAGGCGAGTGGTGAAAGAATAATTCCATATTCCATAGGCATTTCCTGGAAACGGGTTTGTTATGTGTTGGGTTATTTAGGTAGTGGATCATGGCATATGGAAAACTGTGAGTAATCTACCCTGTATATGgagaaaaaactaaaattagcCATCAACAGGATGATAGTCAGATGCTTGTGCTTTCACCCAGTTTGGGATTTTGTAAGGGTTATTGTGTTTACGTATTTGTTTTGAGTTATTTGATTCCTCTTAATCAGTATTATTGAGTATTATTTAACATATATAAGGACAGTTGCAGCCCGAATTTAtttcaaaaacattaaaaataagcGTTTTATGAAATTGGGATTGTTGTTTGTTTCGAATGGAATTGAATGGAAATTATGCTTCTGTGACAACAATTGAATTCTTCGCCGTATGTGGATCAATAATAAGATAATGTTAAGCAACGgttgtctaattcaaatagaatgGTTTGTTAATCGGATCCAATCAATTGTAATATTTTGAGATATTATTGATTTGGAATGGGTTGTCAACCGGATCCAATCAATTGTAATATGTTGAGATAGGATTGATTTGGAATGGGTTGTTAAACCGGATCTAATCAATtgtaagttcaatattttgacagtttttcttattatctatgttagtaatatgtaaccgattactcgcggtcggctcgaggttagtattacaagtgttctcgtaattgggatgttgctgtcttcaatgctctgtacgtatgccagacacgggatacttcctattgggatgcagctcaccattaatcagcaacgcccccctagtatgtaccccatatctagcgtggtgcgtcttctcgactcgaggaatccaggatagaatggtcactagcttAATGGGTTGTTAACCGGATTCAATCATTCAATAAATCATGTCAAAATAGTATTGGTTTGGAATGTGTTGTTAACTGGATCCAATCAATATCATTAGATATCATGTGGAAATGCTCAATAAGTCACTGTATGGACAATAATGTCGAATATTAattcataaataaataaatgagagaaAGAGTATAGATTACTTGAATGTATGGTGGGTATACGATCAACCATAATGCCTGAAGGAAAtggacaacaataacaacaacactgATACTTGTTgcgtgtgtattttttttcttttctcagGATATGGATTCATTAAGACTAATTAAACCGTTTGATGTTAAGGTAGATGAGCTGGCTTTGGAGTGGAAAAAAGTGGAAGAGAGGGTTTGAATATTACCTGGAAGCGAACAAAATTGTGGGACAGAGAGAAAAACGGAGCCAATTACTGTTTTTGGGAGGTGCAGACGTGCAAGAGATTTTCGAGAGTTTACCTGGTATTCACGACGTTCCTCATGTAGCCGTGGACCCACCATTTTACGACGTAGCAATACAGAAACTCGATGCTCATTTTCAATCGATAAAACGACGGACATACGAACGGCATGTTTTTCGTCAAATCGCCCAACAGATAGGCGAACGCTTCAGCGATTTTGTAATGAAGTTGCGTATGCAGGCGAATCGGTGTGATTTCGATCAGGACGGAGGATCCATTCGCGACAGCATGATAATAGATCAGATTGCAGAGAAATGTCTTTCAGCTGCACTTCGGAAAAAGATCTTGGAGAAGGATCGGTCGTTAAGCGAAGTTGTGGCTATAGGGAAGACAATAGAGGATGTCGAACTACAGTGCAAGGAGCTATCCTCAGTGAACAAACACGAACTTGAAGTTGTTAACAAAATCAACACTGAATATTATAATCCGTGGAGACAGACCCCATACCGTGGTCAACCGGGCTCGTCTTTACTTCCCCGATCCGATCTGCGACAACAAAACTTCCGTGTTCAACGACTACCCTACCGGCCAAACAACAGATTCTGTTCGAGTCAGATTCCCATCCAAGGTCAAACTGGACAGTTTCAGTATCGTGAAAACCATAACCTTCGGAAAATACATCAGTTCGAGGACAACAGACTCTGTTTCGGATGCGGTCATCGAGGACATGCCAAAGGCAGTGAGAAGTGTCGTGCCAAGGAGATACAATGCCTGAAGTGCGGAATACTGGGGCATTTTGCCAAATGGTGCACAAAACGATTGGCCAATGAATCTGGTGAAGCCATTCCAGCGAAGAGAATCAAAGCTATCTACGCCGAAGGAGAACAGTGCAGCACGAAAAGCACAGCAAATGAGATCTGTTACGTAATGGGACAGAACATTTTTCAGTTCAAAGTTGGTGGAGTTCCCATATCCATGGCAATTGACTCCGGAGCCGCTGCCAATTTGATAGATCTTGCCACATGGACACATCTCCATGCTTCGCGAGCTAAAGTTCGTTTTAACTCTCGTGTAGATCGGTCTTTTAAGGCATATGGATCAGATAAACCACTGAAACTGGCAGGAAAGTTTACCGCAGAAATCGAAGCTGGAGGAAATATCATGGAAGCGATCTTCTATGTTGTAGAAGACGGTAAGCAATGTCTCTTAGGAGATGAAACGGCGAAAAAACTGAATGTCCTCAAAATTGGTTTCGACATCGGAAAAATTCAATCAACTACTTTCCCTAAGATGAAAGGTATTCTGATAGAGATTCCAATAGACCTCAATGTAAAGCCTGTACAGCAACCATATCGCCGAGTACCTTTTGCCCTCGAAGACAAAATTGGGGAGAAACTACGTTATTTGTTGGAACAGGACATCATAGAACTAGTTGATCGACCTTCGGTTTGGGTTTCACTGATTGTTCCGGTAGTTAAGGATTCGGGAGAAGTTCGATTGTGTGTCGACATGAGGCGCGCCAACAATGCCGTTCTGAGAGAAATTCATCCACTTCCCATCATAGAAGAACTGTTCAGCGGAATAGATGGGGCGACTCGGTTTTCCAAATTGGATATTCAAGAAGCTTACCATCAAGTTGAAATTGCCGAAAGATCCAGAGAGATAACAACATTCGTAATGAAACAAGGACTTTTCAGGTAAAATGGTTGTCATTTGTGTCTGATAAATGTTCGGTAATAGTTCAATAAAAACAATATTCATCTATataatgtattatttttattatttccctATTCACAATTCAACTAGATATAAACGTTTGATGTTCGGGATAAGCTGCGCTCCAGAGATCTTCCAGAAGGTTATGGAGTCTATCGTTGCTGGTCTCGATggagtgatagtatatttagaCGACATAATGGTTGTTGGACGCTCTCAAGAAGAACATGACCGGAGACTGAAAAATTTACTCGAACGGTTCGAACAGTATAACATTCTCCTTAATCAAAAGAAATGTATCTTTAACGTAACACGATTGGAGTTCTTGGGGCATGAATTGTCCGAAAATGGTATTCGTCCTACTGAAAGTAAAATCGAAGCTATCAAAAGTTTCAGAGAACCTAGAAATGTTCCAGAACTCCGTAGCTTTCTTGGTCTGATTACATATATTGGTCGATTCATACCACATCTGGCCGACAAAACAGAAGCCTTAAGAGATCTTTTACGAACAGGAAATATTTTCAAGTGGACAGATGAACAACAAGAAGCGTTTAATAGAATTAAATTGGTTGTTTGTCAAACTGATTTTCTCGGCTACTTCAGTCCCAAAGACTTGTGTATAGTAATAGCCGACGCTAGCCCTACGGGAATCGGAGCGGTCCTTTTACAGCAAAATAGCTCACTTGAAACAAGAATCATCACATTTGCTAGCAAAGCCCTTACCGATGTAGAGAAAAAGTACTTTCAAACTGAAAAAGAAGCTCTGGCGCTAGTTTGGGCCGTCGACAAGTTCCATTTGTACCTTCTTGGTAAACGTTTCAGGCTAGTAAAGGATTGTAAACCATTGCAGTTTTTATTCAAGGAGCGCACTAAACCAAACGCAAGAATAGAGAGATGGGTATTGAGACTCCAAGCTTACAGTTTTGACATTGTATACGAGCCAGGGGTTAAAAACTTAGCAGACGCAATATCGAGACTATCCATCGCTAAACCAATCGATTTTGATGTTGCTGGTGATGCTTGCATATACCAAGTGGCACGAATGAGTGTGCCAGAAGCAATCACTCTAGGAAAGGTTGAAGCAGAAACGCTGAGGGATAATACGTTACAACAAGTAATTACTAGTTTGAACACTGGAATATGGAATGACACAACTAAAACATTCAAAGCATTTGAAACGGAACTTTGTCAAGTAGGAAATTTGTTATTGCGAGGTGATAGACTTGTACTACCAGAGTTGTTACGTCATCAGACGCTTGAAATAGCTCATGAATCGCACCCTGGAATGGTAGTGATGAAGAGGAGACTACGACAAAAAGTTTGGTGGCCACGGATGGATTCTGAAATTGAATCTTTTGTAAGAAAATGTAAAGCTTGCACTCTCGTGTCAGCTCCTGATCAGCGTACTGAGATGCCCCTACATCCTTGGACCCACATTGCAGCAGACTTTCTCGGACCATTGCCAAGCGGTCACAATTTGCTCGTTCTCATAGACTATCACAGTCGGTTCACCGAAATCATAATCATGAAACAGATTACGGCCACGTTGACTGTAAGAGCATTACATGAAACGTTTTGTCGTTTCGGGATGCCGGAATCATTAAAAACGGATAATGGCCCTCAATTCATCAGCGCAGAGCTACATCAATTCTGCAATCAGTTCGGAATAGAACATAGAAGGACAACTCCCTACTGGCCCCAGGCAAATGGGGAAGTTGAGCGCATCAATCGATCAATAGGCAAAAGGCTTAAGATAAGCCAAGAAACAGAAGGATCAGACTGGGAATGGGACTTGAAAATGTTCGTTCTGATGCATAACTCTACTCCACATTCAACTACTGAGGTTGCACCATCGGCCTTAATGTTCGGGCGGATATTGCGAGACAAACTTCCAGGATTGATGATAAAAAAAGGAGATACGATTGAGGagtataaataaacaaaaaggagCAGAGTATGCAACTGAGAAAAGAAATACTCAATCTAGTGATTTATCAGTTGGTGACACTGTTCTCGCAAAACGGcctcaaaaagaaaacaagctgTCAACTCCATTCAGTCCAGAAGAGTTGACGATACTTGAGAAAAAGGGTTCGCATGTAGTATTGAAATCAAAAGACTCTGATCGATCAATACACAGGAATACTTCCCATCTTAAAAAGCTTTTCACGAACGGTCTGGAAGGCGCCACCTCATCACAACATAATCAAGAGGAGCCTGAAGCGAGATCTGAAACTCAAGTAATCATCAACGAGGATCAAACGGCAAAAGAACCAGCGGAACGACTTCATCGCATCACTAAGCCACCAGCCTATCTAGATGACTACGAGGTTAATCAAATAATTGACGTTAAACAAATGGAGGAATGTTGTGtcgaataaaatatatatcatagcacacatatacacatataCCGATCACAAATAGACTACCTTGTTTATCATCTTGTTTATGTATTCATATTGGTCATAATAAAGAACCGTTAGTTGTATTCATACCGACAAAGAGTGTAGACGCATTCCGAAGTAAATCCGAAAACGGAACATTACAATACCCAAATTTTCCCATCCGAAAGTAGTTACGAGTTTCACTCGGACGGACCAATCTGGAGCCGTCTGATTCTGAAACGTATTCGTGATTACGGGAATTTTGGAAGGGGCTTAGCCCGTAAGAGACAAAAACAAGTCCAGGGAAATAGGTTCCCTGGCTTAGCAAAGATTTGACTCCCGTGATTCTTaggcctcaattgccgacatctagggaaataagttccctagattaatcacgaagcgctcgagagaggacgagcgaaaagtcttgccttcatagcaagcatctagggaatttCGATTCCTTAGATTAtagcattcgtgaaactgaaaacgtttttttattacagagtccgTTTTTAAGACTGGCTCAGACTATCTGATATCAAAGATCTGTCAATGTCAAAACGTTagtcaaaatcaacattttcatcatggTGAGCAACGcttaataattatcaaaaaattataggaggttgtgttcaagacacgaccgctttgttgacgctgtggtttaattcaagtcgcttgtttataactggggatattattttaaaatgctacgaaagttttgaaataaccattctaacagtttggtcgccctgaaatgttttttattgtagaatcatttgacgacaattgtttgatgattcattcttgtgctcgcagaataatacatgctcgagataagcgcagctgtcatccttagtggagggagttttgctactggcaagcgaaaccaaatcacatacaaaattccagaacgacatttactttcttggtgactaagtAAACGAAagctgttaatctcaacaacctcgaagaGAGTAGTActgtttcattatgatcaagattagcgaaaATATTATCCTAAAATCATAAATGCaatgcagttttgcgattggcacgcgaacccaaataaattaataactcattagaacttattgaataactatttcccaaatatttttttagtgcacaaccttaacacctgcttcaccatagcgtgaattcaatgcattgatgacagaaaacaaacaatggtaactgcttggaaaaaggcagagattcattactaataccctagcgtaaatatttccctcctaTCTCTCCTCCttctttatatttatcattacgtttgcataatttgcaacaccaaacaatcgtcaatcatagcattgaaaattaggcgattgttgctaatgcacacgggagcagatacaaatggggtttcagcgtagcgaagatgcactatttttacgtacgggttatgaaacacgcacgtacgcacacaaatatcgatggcttgaagcaactcaatatacacacacttatcttagttttgcgctcttctcaacagatgcCTTTTCTGTTAACCCTtacgctacgagcgtcgtctttagacggcATGAgtgtgatactgcacatcgatcacaccagcgcgatgtgcatacttttcggcgcaatgcTTTGTTCAacggtagcactccgacggagcacactgctgTAGAGTAAgggttaatattgccagtctagattagcttgaatgtcatcctttgtggagagagttttcctactgtCATGCGATATAAAACACTGATAAagttccagaacatttattttcttggtgagctgacgatagcctagcctgatgattccccacacaattgtgtagctcagaaccttaatgcaatgacgccagtttgatgcaatgattgcaatgctagagacatcagcgagtgagcaTTTTGGTCGCGTCAACAGCTCAAtctgaaacgaagacatgtgatgtcGCAAAAAGGAAGAACAAgggatattcattgctttgaatacagaacgaaactgaaagtttgcctttcttcattgcttgagactttaaacttcttcagttcattcgtctctaaccttcaaaaaggtccTTGGAAAACTATACTTTATCCaccatattactcctccacccccattgccatgagaaaggcattcgatccctcgccatccagctcgcccagcaacgatgttgtttagTCGATTTCAttacgtttggtatgtaaatcgtcaaaatccgttcgcggcaaaaatagttattaacgttaactttatttcataaaagcgtgacctgttttctgatttggcacccttaatgaaagacgtatttctacgtcaaaaacttttgtagcgctgttttttgaaaaccccgatataTGCAGTACAGAATTACGGCAAGCtatggaaaaaataaagtccaCATCCATCATCTCCCAAACACTcagttcttcaaacatatctagGGTTCCTCTTGAGGTGTCCCCATGTTGGTCCTTTCCCGATTCCAGTGAgataaatttaattaattttataaaACGTATTGATCACATCTACTAATTATATTTATAAGTGTATTAGATAAAAGTGGGTAGGAAACATTTATAAACTGAGAAAGTTTATTAACCGTGCGCAGGCAGCATTTTATTTCGTGTACCGACGCCAGCACTCATCGGGTAATTTTGTTTGCCAGCACAAAAGCACGGTCCTTCGCATCAAGCCTGTCATTCGTTCTCTTCTTGTTTTTTGAGTGTCGGTTGCGTCCATATTTCCAGCTGGATTAATTATAACAAAAGCTATTCAAGTGGCGATTCTAATACGCTTTTATACGTTTTATTGTGAAGCACAAAGTGAAAAGTAATATAAGAATACGATGGAAGTGGCTAAACCAGAACTAAATGGTTCACCGCTGCCCCAGCGTCCGCCGATTCAACCGAATGAGGGCATGCCGCAGCAAGACGGTGGTACTCCTATGATTCAGGGTTCTGGAGATGGTGAGCCAAACCAACCAGGAGGattcaataaacaaaatcaGAATCAAAGGCAAAATAATCGCAACAATAACGGTAATAATCAGAATAGGAACCGGGGAAACCGGTTCGCAAATCGTGATAATAACCAACAGAGaggtggcggcggcggcggtggtGGTGGCGGTTTTGGTGGTTTCAATCGTCAGAATAATCAGGATGGTAATAATGACGGAAATAATCAGCAGTACCAGCAACGCCAAGGTGGCCAAGGCAATCGCGGAGGAAACCGAAGGAGCCAAGGTGGCGATGTaagttttttattttgattattttctGAATCATAAATTTTCTCCCTGAAAATGTGCAAACAAAATGGCAGCAGCGGATGTTGATGGCGTCGTGTGAAGTAAAAGTATTCCACATCGGTTTATAAAAACGAGATTGACCGGATAAAAGTCGATTGAtcatattcaaaattttatttcatggaGAAAATAATGagcaaacattgtttttgatgaaattatagaaTGGTTGATTTTTTAGGGAGATCAAAGTTTTGATCGACGCCGGAGCGGTCCTGGAGAACAATACTTCATCCAGGAAAAGTTACGTATGCTGCAAGGTCCTATTCTTGACATACCGCCAATTGAAATAGAGGAAAATAAATTCTCCGGACGCAACAGGCTTTACATCGGTAATTTGACTAATGATGTGACCGAGGATGAGCTGACTGAATTGTTCAAACCGTTCGGTGATATCAGTGAAATCTTCATGAATAAGGAGAAAAATTATGCGTTCGTGCGAGTGGATTATTTCGGCAATGCTGAGAAAGCGAAGCGAGATTTGGAGGGCACCTTGCGGAAAGGTCGTCCTTTGAGAGTACGTTTTGCTCCGAATGCTACCGCAATACGAGTGAAGAACCTAACAGCATTCGTCAGTAATGAATTACTGTATAAGGCATTCGAAGTTTTCGGCCCATTAGAGCGTGCATCGGTACAGGTAGATGAACGTGGCAAATCCACCGGTGAGGGTATTGTGGAATTCAAGAACAAACCTGGTGCAATGGCAGCATTGAGATACTGTAATGAAAAATGCTATTTCTTGTGTTCATCATTGCGTCCGTGCATTGTAGAACCGTACACTCATCAGGATGACGCTGATGGTTTGCCTGAGAAATCTCTTAACAAGAgaattccagattttatgaaGTCTAGGCAGGTATGGTTAAAATGTGCTTCGGAAGTTGAGGACAGAATATCATcgtaatactttttttttgtcgcaGATGGGTCCTCGTTTTGCTGAACCCGGATCGTTCGAGCATGAGTATGGTCAACGTTGGAAGCAAATGAATGAGCTGTTCAAACAAAGGGCCGAAGCTCTAAAACGCGAGATGGTCATGGAAGAGGAAAAGCTAGAAGCACAGATGGAACTTGCTCGTTATGAACATGAGACTGAACAACTTCGTGAACGTAAGTGGAACATAGGCTAATATTTATAACAAGAATTCCATAGAATTGTCATGCTTTCTAATCTAGAACTGCGAATGCGAGAGCAGGGCCGCGACCGTCAGAAGGCTGAGTGGGAAATGAAAGAACGCCAAGCACAGGAGTCTCTAATGCGTAATGTTCCCGATTTACAGAATGTAAGAAGAACCGTTTATGTGAATTTTGACAATATGCGTTTTCATGGATCTCCATCTATTTCAGAATCAGGCATTAAATAATTCCCAGGATAACAACGAAGGCCGCCGACCGTTTGACAATATGAACAAGAGTGCAACCGAAGGTGGTAATAACATGGGAATGGTAAATTTAGCAATAAATTacttctgttgaaaaaaaataacttacgAATTCCATTTATATTTGATCATTTAGGAAGTTCGTGATTATGAGCATGGTCAAAACAGACCACCACGCTTTAATGATGAAGAAGGCCAGCAACTGCCTAACCAGCAAGGAGGAGGTGGCAATAATGGACCCCAGCAACAGCGTCAGGGCAATGCATTTGGAGGTGGAGGCGGCGGAAACAATCGCAACTGGATGAATAACAATAATGATCGTCGTCAAAGTGATGACTTCCAGAGTAAGCGCAGACGGTTCTAAAGAGATGACTCAAACCGCGCATGTGCACTGCTGCTGAATATTACTATAGATACAGATGGATGTCGTGCAATGCGATGCATCTTCAGACCCACTTTGAgactaaattattgaaaatagatATCACGTGATTACCGACtcttcggtaatgaaaattgggTCTGAAGCTTAATTGATGTATCTTCTATCGTTCGAGCTCGATTACCACAGATATTAGAGCAAAGAATCACTCTTCTGATTACTATATACCACTTGACACGTATAGTTGTAACCGACGAAAAATTTCTTTCAATGTGTAAcaacaaaatattctctagacaaacaAGTTGTACTCTTTGTAGGAGTATGCATTCATATTATATCCTGACTTGAATAGATAAAGTAGTCCGCCAGAATTCTGTTATTCAAAGAGATTGAGAGAAATATCAATACTGGTGACCATAAAAAACCAATTGCATCAACTGTGTTTGTACTCTTTCCCCATCAAAACAACTagtaataaaataatatcaaaCCTGTAAATTTCTTCTCGTATTCAATGTCCTCGAATTGAAAACGATAATGCAATATTAATTGTCATCAGACTTGAATGTACTTATTCATTCGAATTAAATAAATTTAGTTACTAACTACCATCAAGAGAAAAATAGAAAGTAACagcagcaaataaaatttaaaataaatctaaattccAATACTTTTGTTTCAGTTcagaaaaacaaatatttttttggaaataattcTTGACGACCCcaaatcattttaaatatgtacaCACAGTTTCAAACATTCTATTGTTGAATATAGAATGTTTTTTGATTGAATTCATTCATCTATGTTTTAACTCCCATTTTTGGATCAAAGCGCTAAAAATGTCCGGACTGGGAGTTGTCTTGTAAGTACATTACACTGCCTatcaacacgttgagccccgacttAATCAGGGTACCGACAATGAACTTCTCTTCTGGCCTCCGTTGGTCTGCGTCACGTGTGTCACGCAATTCCACCAGGCGTGTGCCGTATTCCCGCTCTCCAAtctacgtgacgattgtcacatgaactgggatttctaggtgacaatcgtcaatatgttttgaggtgtcgacagcgcataaaaacaaacaaaatataaagctttacaaaacaacgatattatcagtgttataatatggtagtttttgcttccgatcagctgccaggactgatattctcaagctggaaagggtacaatatcgttgcttgcgtatagccatggggtgtttgcattcgacacatacgataagtctcgaagttttggcaggagtatcctcgcttactcttcggttcacagaattatcttacagatttctcatccgttgcaagattatgaatccattggtgattgataacttcgaaaatctactccaactcactcctcagtcaagCTTTATGTCTTTGTGCCATGAGTACCTCACCCACGACCAGACATtcccaaccaagtttgcttcccgtACTTTTGCAATCTGTCCATGCGTCAAAAAATCCATGAAACCACAgttcatctacgctccgattttattccgccgatattttcggcagaatatggaaaagttggatctgataaaatgttctttactgacggttcattcataaaggGGTCTACTGGTATCGGCGTCTTCAattaaaattccagtgcctctttcaaactcaaagatccttacTCCGGgtaactgggtgcgatatactacgctctGGGGGTCATtaaaacactgcccatcgaccattattttattttttcagacagtctcagctcaatagaggcaatccgttcaatgaaagttgatgaacactcattttatttcctaacaagaataagacaactattgagtgttttggacgaaaaattatttaagattaccttagcatgggttccctcccattgctcaattcctcgtcagcacactcgtaagttggcagcgcatgtggagtgaagatgagtttggttgttggttacatacgattatccctaaggtctcaacgaatgcatggttcaagggattgaatgtaggtcgtgatttcattcgcgtgatatctcggcttatgtccagtcactacaacctaaacgcgcgtctttatcgcattgggatcTATGGGATTGTGGCGATGGTTATCaggacatcgagcatgttgtctggtcgtgtatccgattccatgcacaaggcagacaatcggatatccccgtccgggatatcttaggtagccgtgatcctgatcttctgcttcatctatacctgttcctcagaaacgctgaTGATgtatccctgtttcatatccctcctatccgatcgataaacttttacttactcgcggcaatacatacacaaactctttacagatacacgggccgaaggttgtgcagcccactgatcattcaacaagagccaaaggttgtaccgctcatgacaactccacacgagctgatgattgtaccggccagtgaccattctacgctggattcctcgagtcaagagagacacACCACGAtcgatatgaggtacagactgaGGGGatcgctgattaatggtcagttgcaccccGATAGGCCACACATACAGAACATTGGAGACTGCAGCATCCCAAATAAATGAATACgatgtaatactaacctcgagccaaccgcgagtaatctgtTACATTAATAAGACAGAAAttatcgaaatattgaactctcgGCCCCGCGAGGCTAACCATATGAGcgtcaataaaaatatatattttggatcgGAAGAGAAACAATAAGTGTCGTTTTTGGTCTTaaagaatcgatagtaatggtattgtatgtatcaataaaatcaatttatcttca from Toxorhynchites rutilus septentrionalis strain SRP chromosome 3, ASM2978413v1, whole genome shotgun sequence encodes:
- the LOC129775122 gene encoding uncharacterized protein K02A2.6-like, whose product is MSWLWSGKKWKRGFEYYLEANKIVGQREKRSQLLFLGGADVQEIFESLPGIHDVPHVAVDPPFYDVAIQKLDAHFQSIKRRTYERHVFRQIAQQIGERFSDFVMKLRMQANRCDFDQDGGSIRDSMIIDQIAEKCLSAALRKKILEKDRSLSEVVAIGKTIEDVELQCKELSSVNKHELEVVNKINTEYYNPWRQTPYRGQPGSSLLPRSDLRQQNFRVQRLPYRPNNRFCSSQIPIQGQTGQFQYRENHNLRKIHQFEDNRLCFGCGHRGHAKGSEKCRAKEIQCLKCGILGHFAKWCTKRLANESGEAIPAKRIKAIYAEGEQCSTKSTANEICYVMGQNIFQFKVGGVPISMAIDSGAAANLIDLATWTHLHASRAKVRFNSRVDRSFKAYGSDKPLKLAGKFTAEIEAGGNIMEAIFYVVEDGKQCLLGDETAKKLNVLKIGFDIGKIQSTTFPKMKGILIEIPIDLNVKPVQQPYRRVPFALEDKIGEKLRYLLEQDIIELVDRPSVWVSLIVPVVKDSGEVRLCVDMRRANNAVLREIHPLPIIEELFSGIDGATRFSKLDIQEAYHQVEIAERSREITTFVMKQGLFRYKRLMFGISCAPEIFQKVMESIVAGLDGVIVYLDDIMVVGRSQEEHDRRLKNLLERFEQYNILLNQKKCIFNVTRLEFLGHELSENGIRPTESKIEAIKSFREPRNVPELRSFLGLITYIGRFIPHLADKTEALRDLLRTGNIFKWTDEQQEAFNRIKLVVCQTDFLGYFSPKDLCIVIADASPTGIGAVLLQQNSSLETRIITFASKALTDVEKKYFQTEKEALALVWAVDKFHLYLLGKRFRLVKDCKPLQFLFKERTKPNARIERWVLRLQAYSFDIVYEPGVKNLADAISRLSIAKPIDFDVAGDACIYQVARMSVPEAITLGKVEAETLRDNTLQQVITSLNTGIWNDTTKTFKAFETELCQVGNLLLRGDRLVLPELLRHQTLEIAHESHPGMVVMKRRLRQKVWWPRMDSEIESFVRKCKACTLVSAPDQRTEMPLHPWTHIAADFLGPLPSGHNLLVLIDYHSRFTEIIIMKQITATLTVRALHETFCRFGMPESLKTDNGPQFISAELHQFCNQFGIEHRRTTPYWPQANGEVERINRSIGKRLKISQETEGSDWEWDLKMFVLMHNSTPHSTTEVAPSALMFGRILRDKLPGLMIKKGDTIEEYK
- the LOC129775123 gene encoding hrp65 protein-like, whose amino-acid sequence is MEVAKPELNGSPLPQRPPIQPNEGMPQQDGGTPMIQGSGDGEPNQPGGFNKQNQNQRQNNRNNNGNNQNRNRGNRFANRDNNQQRGGGGGGGGGGFGGFNRQNNQDGNNDGNNQQYQQRQGGQGNRGGNRRSQGGDGDQSFDRRRSGPGEQYFIQEKLRMLQGPILDIPPIEIEENKFSGRNRLYIGNLTNDVTEDELTELFKPFGDISEIFMNKEKNYAFVRVDYFGNAEKAKRDLEGTLRKGRPLRVRFAPNATAIRVKNLTAFVSNELLYKAFEVFGPLERASVQVDERGKSTGEGIVEFKNKPGAMAALRYCNEKCYFLCSSLRPCIVEPYTHQDDADGLPEKSLNKRIPDFMKSRQMGPRFAEPGSFEHEYGQRWKQMNELFKQRAEALKREMVMEEEKLEAQMELARYEHETEQLREQLRMREQGRDRQKAEWEMKERQAQESLMRNVPDLQNNQALNNSQDNNEGRRPFDNMNKSATEGGNNMGMEVRDYEHGQNRPPRFNDEEGQQLPNQQGGGGNNGPQQQRQGNAFGGGGGGNNRNWMNNNNDRRQSDDFQSKRRRF